The following coding sequences lie in one Rutidosis leptorrhynchoides isolate AG116_Rl617_1_P2 chromosome 4, CSIRO_AGI_Rlap_v1, whole genome shotgun sequence genomic window:
- the LOC139842296 gene encoding uncharacterized protein has protein sequence MAKWAIELGEHEISFSPRSAVKGQVLADYLAETTGDIEVSHESKEIPPPPKQLWEMHRDGACGPEGAGAGIVQKSPEGEEYTFALRFSFPVTNSEAEYEALLSGMRVAKYLEVKELSVYVDSQLVANQFNGIFEAHDESMQKYLKLVQELAVDFNLFQITQVSRTLNKKVDALSKLAALTFSHFKKEIWVEEVKVKSIEEDSVSTAVEEEERSWMM, from the coding sequence atggccaaatgggctattgaattgggAGAGCATGAAATAAGTTTCTCACCACGAAGTGCGGTAAAAGGAcaagtcctagcagattatctggctgaaacaACCGGAGATATCGAAGTCTCGCATGAATCGAAAGAAATACCACCTCCGCCCAAACAGCTGTGGGAAATGCACAGAGATGGGGCTTGTGGTCCAGAAGGCGCAGGGGCAGGAATAGTCCAAAAAAGTCCAGAAGGGGAAGAGTATACCTTCGCACTGCGATTCAGCTTCCCTGTCACAAATAGTGAAGCTGAATATGAAGCATTGTTATCTGGGATGCGGGTAGCAAAATATCTGGAGGTTAAAGAACTATCAGTATATGTTGATTCGCAGTTGGTTGCAAACCAATTTAACGGAATATTCGAAGCACACGATGAGTCGATGCAAAAATACTTAAAGCTTGTGCAAGAGCTAGCAGTCGACTTTAATTTATTCCAGATAACTCAGGTTTCGAGGACGCTGAATAAAAAGGTGGATGCGCTAAGTAAGTTAGCCGCATTAACATTCAGTCATTTTAAAAAAGAAATTTGGGTTGAGGAAGTTAAAGTAAAATCTATTGAAGAAGACAGTGTTTCGACTGCAGTTGAAGAAGAAGAGCGGAGTTGGatgatgtga